caaaacctggaagcatttcccctgaaaactggcacaaaatgAGCCACATACTTCATACAGTTGAGCCTTTCCTTGCTGTGGTAGAACATGCCCTGTAAGTCGCCAAAGTAGCACATTGCAGTGAAGCTTTTAAAGACCATGGAAGGGTTTTCTTTTGTCGCTAAAtgtttatctgattttatttataacactttattgtaaaaagaaaaaatcagttttttcaaaaatacaaaggTTTTTGAATGtcctcactacaaaaaataaatggtaAGTGCATGAGGTGATGGTCAcactaaataccctgatttgatcattatttaaaatatgttttgaaatgtcAAAATGTGCCCCCATAGATATGTAAAACTTTAATGTATcaacttaataaaattaaaaatagaaacaaaacaagcaaataaacaaacaaaaaatacagctTCTTTTCCACACAGAATTGGACGAAAAAATTATTCTCAGAAGATAAGTGCACAATTTATTCTTCCTTAGAAAAATAATGGGTGTTTTGAttaagacaagacaagacaagacttCAAGACTTGGTCTGAGATGGAAAAGTTAAAACACAGAGTACTATACCCTTCTCTGAATTAAAGTGTGCAGGTACCCCAAGGAGTAATGCCATTGATCTCATATCATCCTTCACTGGGCTGCAGGTAGGAtagtaggtaaaaaaaaaaatgagaacgGGAATTCCATTGTTGATGAGACTACTAACCTGGAGAAATATTAggacagaaggagaaaaaaattctgtaaggAATTTTCTTTTATGAGGTATGATCCTAAAATTTAGCAATAGGGGCATACAATGATTTTTCTCCTAGGTTTTCCATTGACTGTACTTGTGGGTAAGTTGGGAAGCTCTTATACACTTCAGCATTCTTGTCTGTAAAGTAAATGTCCAAATGTACTCCATGTATACTCTGTGAAAGTTGGATGAGGAAATAATTGTAAAAGCAATGGACTAATTCACATGATTTACCATGACTAAAGCAAGGTAACTGAAGGTTGGTGAGAAGGCCTTATGCATACATATAAACTGACCAGTAGAGTATGTCACAGTATGTATTTGAAAACTGAATTGATAAATAAGCTTGTACCTTCTCTGGAATTCTCAGACAAGGCAAATTATCCAGAATGGTGTGGGAAAACCAGACCTTTAACTCCATCTTCATCCTGCTGGGAATCTTCAGTCACAGCCCCACCCAcaccttccttttttctctggtCCTGGGCATCTTCTCAGTGGCCTTCATGGAAAATATTGCCATGGTTCTCCTCATCTACGTAGACAAACAGCTCCACACCCCCATGTACTTCCTCCTCAGTCAACTGTCCCTCATGGACCTCATGCTCATCTGCACCACTCTACCCAAGATGGCCTTCAGCTACTTGTCTGGGAAGAAATCTATCTCTCTGCCAGGTTGTGGAACTCAGATATTCTTTTATGTGTCCCTGCTTGGAGCTGAATGTTTCTTGTTGGCTGTCATGGCTTACGACCGCTATGTGGCTATATGTCATCCTCTTCGGTACACCATCCTCATGAATCTCAAACTCTGTGTCTTCATGACTGTTGCTTCCTGGACCTTGGGGTCTCTTGATGGGATTATAGTGCTTGCAGCTGTCCTGTCATTTTCTTACTGTGGCTCTCTGGAAATTCATCACTTTTTCTGTGATGTTGCTGCCCTTTTACCTCTATCCTGCACAGAAACATCTGCATTTGAAAGACTGCTTTTCATTTGTTGTGTGGTAATGCTAATCCTTCCAGTTTCAGTTATCATACTTTCCTATTCCCGTGTCCTTCGAACCGTCATCCACATGGGCTCTGGGGAAAGTCGCCGCAAGGCCTTCACTACCTGCTCCTCCCACCTGTCTGTGGTCGGACTCTACTACGGTGCTGCTATGTTCATGTACATGAGACCAGCTTCTAAACATACACCAGAGCAGGACAAGATGGTGTCGGCATTCTACACTATTCTCACCCCTATGCTGAACCCTCTCATTTACAGCCTCCGCAACAAAGAAGTGTTCAGGGCACTACAGAAGGTACTGAAGAAAAGGAAGTTAATATGACTTTATCAAAATCTTTTTGAATGCCTTCTGTGGTCAAcactcattcaaaaaaaaaaatggaatctcTTACATTATTCTATTTCTGgtaatttgtattaatatttttccacttttcaaaattatttagtaTATTATTACATATACATCATTTGTAAACTAAGCTAGATTTGGACGTTAGTATAAGTGGCTTAATCCCTGTGAATGATAATTATATTATTAGGTGTTATCCATGGGTGGTACTTGATTTTAGGATGCTTGCTTTTGAAGCCAGGTATTAGTCTGAAGTGTCTTACCTGTATCAAAAAGCAAAGGTTGGAGTTGATCCTCCTTTTTTGGAGAGATGCTTCTTTGTTCACACGTTACTTACCTATTAGTACTTGTTTTTAGTTTTACCAATCCTCAAACCCAAGAATGACTATTTTAATACTGTTTCTTCTCTACTTGATTCCCAAGTATTTAAAAGTGGGGAGTTAGTGTCAACACTTTCTTCAATCAAGTTTTAtgtccatttaaaatattttctagaaactcacatatacatacacacacttaaatcacttaaatatatatgtgtatgatctttatactaataaaattaaatattttaatgagccCACATAACATATCTACTTGGTTGGGCTGCACAGTCAACATCTGTATCATGTCTGCTTTTATTCCTTATAATCCTTATATTAACATCAGAATCTGAAGGCAGAGCAAGGTAGTGGAATGGAAGGCTCCACTGATCGTTCACATACAACGACAGCAATTTAACAATAATCTACACACAAACAACACATTCATGAGAACCAAAAATCACGTGAGCCCTTGTAGTCTCTGATTTTAACTTTATATCACTGAtgaagaggcactgaagaggtagaaaaaaaCAACTGTAACAGACAATGCCTCCCCTCCCTCACCACTGACAGCAGCAACAGGGTGCTAAGAGTGTCTCTGGGCTCTGGTGAGGAAGAACACAACAATTGTGAGGGCTTGAGCTCAGTGCTGTCCTGtaagagcagaaaggaaaaccaggtAAAGTTCAGATGATGCCTGGCCACAGAccgagcatttaaaccagcccttgTCAGAGGGGAATTACTGATCCCGGTGGTCAAAACCTGTGTTCCCACAGACGTTGACACTGAAGGCTAAAATGCGCTGAGGCTCTAAGTAAACTTAAAAGATAGTCTATGCTCTAAGTACTACAACTCTTaggtgagtcctagtgctgaactggtTCCACAGATAGTGGACTGTGCAGGGGGCACATGaactactgagacaccagctgggacAACTAAGGTTGTGCTGGCATCACCCTTGCCTAAcctcaggctgcacagctcatggCTCCAAAAGAGTTCTTCCActtgagaagagaagaggaaagagtggagaggactttgtcttgcatttcGGATACCAGTTTAGCCACAGCAAGATAATGCACTGGTCAAAGCTGTGAGGCCCTTATTCCAGGACCTCCCTCCCAGACAACATTTCTCTGTACACCCTGGGCAAGAAGGGAACCCATTTCCTTGGAGAAAAGGCACCAGTACTGCTAGCATGCATTGCCTAACTGAAGAGCCCTGGGCCCtaaataaccagcagtgatatcCAGGTATTATAGCGAGGGCCGTGGGAAAGACTCTGCTGGCTTCAAGTGAGACTCAGCTCATTTCCAGCTGTAGTGGCtacagggcaaaactctgtctgcttgagaaaaataaagaaaaggggaCTTTCTTTTGTACtgtaggtaccagctcagccacagggggcggggtgggtggtggtggggagagggggggTGCAGGTAGTTCaccaggcaggtccttcaggttTCTGATTGAGGGAATTACTCTTTCATGGCATTTCTGGACccaccctgggccagaggggagcccactgccctgaaggatTAAACAGTGTTCACtgcaagctgactgaagagcccttgggtccTAAGGGAATATCAGCAGTAACCTGGAAGTACCTCCCAAGGGCCTGTGGTGGTGGCCATGAGATGAGGTTCTTCTTCAtgtggaaagggaaggagaaagtggAAAAAAACTGCTTCTTGTGGTTTGAATGCCAACTTAGCTGCAGTACAATGGaataccaggtagacttctaaggtttctGACTCTAGTCCCTGTCTCCAAGATGGCACTCTTGACACAACTTGGGGCCAGTGTGAACTTGTAaccttgaagggaaggacacaagtcTGACAGGCATAGCCAGATATTGATGGTAGAGCTCCAGGGCTTGAGAAAACACAGGCAGTAGCCAGGTGGTTACACCAGGCCTTAGGTTAGACCCAGGGCTGTGTTCAATTCAGGGCTGACCCACAGTCTCAGTAGTGGTGGTCATCTGGGTGCTTATATCTCTCCACCCTCAGCTCCAGGTGGCTCAggacagacagagactccattttgggaggagaaagtaagggaagagaacagaaTCTCTGCCTGATAattcagagaattcttccagatcttctCCAAAAGCATCAAGGCAGCACCTCTATAAGTCTACTAAAACCACAGCTTTACTGGGCTTGAggtgccccctaaagcagatacaacTTAGATCAAAACAACCAGGCGATTAGGAAtgtctggaaagccttcccaacaAGTATGGGTACCAACAAGCCCTGACTGCAAAGATCACAATAAATACTTACTCTTAAATGCCCAGACACAGGTGAGTGTCTACAAGTAttgagaccatccaggaaaacttgacctcaccaaatgaactaaatatggAACCAGTGATGAATCCTGCAGAaacagatatgtgacctttcagatatataattcaaaatagttgTGTTGAGGAAAGTCAAATAAGTGCAAGATAAAACAGAGAAGGAATTAATAactctatcagataaatttaacaaagagattgaaataattacaaagaatcaagtagaaattctggagctgaaaaatgcaattagcATAGTGAAGAATGTATCcgagtcttttaatagcagaattaatcatgtagaagaaagaattagtgagcttgaagacagactatttgaaaatacatagcaagcggagacaaaagaaaaaagaatgaaaaacagtgGAGTATGCCTGCAGGATACTTAAAATAGCCtcaaagggcaaatctaagaattattggccttaaaaaggagaggtagagaaagagaggTAGAAAGTTTAGTCAAACGAATAACAATAGGGAACTTCCCAAACCtggagaaagatatcaatatccaagtacataAAGTATAGtataccaagcagatttaacctaCAGAATACTACTTTAAGGCATTTAAAGGTTAAATTCCGAAAGGTCAGGGATCAACAAAGGATCCAAaatgcagcaagagaaaagaaacaagtaacataAAATCCACCTCCAACACACCTAGTAGCAGAcatttcagtggaaaccttagaGGCCAGGTGAGAgtgacatgacatatttaaaatgctgaaggaaatGACTTTTGCCCTACAATAGTATACTGGctaaaatatccttcaaacatgtaggagaaataaagactttcccagacaaacaaaaattgaggagTTTCATGAATACCAGATGTGTCCTACAAAAAATTGCTAAAGGGGGTACttcaa
This DNA window, taken from Macaca mulatta isolate MMU2019108-1 chromosome 1, T2T-MMU8v2.0, whole genome shotgun sequence, encodes the following:
- the LOC100424541 gene encoding olfactory receptor 2M4; its protein translation is MVWENQTFNSIFILLGIFSHSPTHTFLFSLVLGIFSVAFMENIAMVLLIYVDKQLHTPMYFLLSQLSLMDLMLICTTLPKMAFSYLSGKKSISLPGCGTQIFFYVSLLGAECFLLAVMAYDRYVAICHPLRYTILMNLKLCVFMTVASWTLGSLDGIIVLAAVLSFSYCGSLEIHHFFCDVAALLPLSCTETSAFERLLFICCVVMLILPVSVIILSYSRVLRTVIHMGSGESRRKAFTTCSSHLSVVGLYYGAAMFMYMRPASKHTPEQDKMVSAFYTILTPMLNPLIYSLRNKEVFRALQKVLKKRKLI